The genomic region CCATCCTGTTCGAGGGCGGGCAGGGGAATTTGTATGGTTATGTCGATGGAGATCCAGTTTCTCTCATTGACCCATCTGGTCTTTTTGTGATCGGAAGATATGATCAACGAACAGGTGAATTACATTTGTCTGATTTTGAAAACGGCCGATCTGTTTCTGGGAAATTTTTCTCCGGTGGCCCAAGAGGAGCTCCAGTGCCGAATGGATATTACGATATATTATTCCATGGAGGAAAAGGGAAAGAAGATTTTTATCGACTAGAGTCTGTTGATAGAATATATGGAGATGACACTCATAACAGGACTGGCAGAACATTATTGCGATTACACCGGCCAGGAGGTAGCGCCGGATGTGTAACTTCTAGCGATAATACGTGGAGGGAATGGAGGAGCATTAAATCATTTATCGATAGTACACTTACTGATTCTGTTAAGGTTCGGACAAAATCAAGAAATCCATTTATATCAACGGATACCCTTACCAGATATGGACGGATCCGAGTTGTTGGGTCTAATTGAGGGTAAAGAGATGAAACTGCATAAAAGGAATGTGACCTTGGTATTGGCATGTATTCTGTTACTCGTTTCTTTGTATCAATTATGGTGTGTGTCCGTTACATGGTTTGAGGCAATAAGATTCGCATTTAAGCATGCGCAGAAAGGAGAGAAATGGTATATTTTTAACGTGGAAACGCTACTGTTTGGAGTAGCGTCACTGGTTGTAGTTATAGTTTCAATTTCCTTGATAATGAGGTCAAGTGCTTGCAATCATTATTTGCTATGCAGTGCAATTTCCAGGCTGGCAATGTATGTATCGATTGCTAGTTGTGTCATGTTGCTGATATTGATTTTGCTTCCTGTGACTTCTGTTAATAAGTCTCTTAGTTATAAGAAAACAGACCCTGTACGTGTGCCGATAATTCCATGAAGTCAAATATCACGAGGTACCGGTCTATTGAGTCGTTGCTAGTCCGACCCGGCTGGCGTCGGCCCGATATCTTGATGGCTCTATACGTAGCACGTTATCAATCTGCATCCACTTCTTTATATTGTGTGGAAGGCATTGATTATACGAACGAATCTTCTGTTGGCTGGAATCCGCGAAAACCGTTATCCCGCCTTTGATAAAAATGCCTCAATGGTCCGGAGCAAGGCTTCCTGATCCCGCTTCGGCAGCTTCTCAATCTCTTTTACCTTCCTTAGCAGCCGCTTGTTCTTGATCGTCCCCGCCTCCTTGGCCGATTTTTCCAGGCCGAGGAGTTCGTCGGCCGTCGTTCCCAGGATCTTGGCCAACTGGACGATCAAATCCCCGTGCAGTCGGAGTTCTCCCGTCTCGTAGTTCGACACTAGCGGCTGCGTCACGCCGAGCAGATCGGCCAGCTCCTTCTGCGTGATGCCCTTCTCCTTCCGCAGCTTGACCAACCGTTCCCCGGCATTCTACGACGTTGCTGTATCCGCTTTGCCCAAGGCGATTACTTCACAGACCTGAAGGCATTCCGGCGGGCGATGAGCGATCAACGATTAGCGATCTTACGTGCGATTCGGGCAAATCATCCGGCCTCGGTTTACGAACTGGCAAAAATCGTGAACAGAGACGTGAAAAACGTAACTGCCGACCTGGCGATTCTGGAAGAGCTTGGTCTGGTCGAACTGAAGAAAACCAATACTCCACGGGGCAAGGTCACTCCAACGGTGCCCTACGATTCGATAAACTTGGATATTGCAGTTTGAATGTTAACAGGCGCGTAATAATGACCCGCTTTCGGGGACAATCGGCGTCCGGGTCTGCTCCCCCACGGAAAGCATAACCACCTGACCCATCAAGGTTTTCCCCTGTGGGGCGTCGGGCCTTGTTGCATTCCGAAATGGGTCATTGTGGTAATCAGATTGCCCCCTGCGATCGGTGCCAGTTCGGGATTCTTGCGCGAGTCCCAAGATGGGACTATACTTCGATCATGCGGGTCATTGCTCTCTCAACATTGAAGAACTTCTGGGACGATGCCCCGGCTTTCATGGATGCCCGGGAGCCAACCTTGGCGTGGTACCGGCATGTGCTGAGAACGGACTGGTCATCGCCTGCGGAAGTGAAGAGGGACTTCGCGAACGCGAGCATCCTCAAGGACGGGCGGGTCGTCTTCAACATTGCCGGGAACAAATACCGGATCGTAGTCTGGATCAATTACCCGTACCGGGTTGTCTACGTGAGATTCATCGGAACGCATGCGAATTACGACGCGATCGACGTTCAAACGGTGTGAAAGGGAAGGGGATCATGGATATCCAAGCCATCAGGACCAAGCTGGATTACCGGCGGACGCTAAAAGAGATCGAGACGCTGATGGACGCCACGCCCAACACCCCGAAAGGTGAACGGCTCGACGTTCTCGTCGCCCTCGTTGAGTCTTACGAGCGGAAGCATTACGCGCTCGACCTTCCCGATCCGGTCGAGGCGATCAAGTTCCGAATGGAACAGATGGGACTTGCCCCGAAAGACCTGGAGCCGATGATCGGCCGTCGCAATCGCGTATACGAGGTGTTGAACCGGAAGCGTCCGCTGACGATGAAGATGGCTTGGCGTCTCCACACAGAACTCGGCATCCCGGCCGAGAGCCTGATCCGGCCACCGGCGGATTATCGGGCGGCCTGACGGCCGTCTAGCGTCCGAGGAACCATCCGATCAATTGTCGGGCGATCGTTTCCCGGCGGGGGATGTTGAGCGTGGCGATCTCATCGGGCGTGAACCAGGCGGCGCTCGCGATCTCCTTTTCCTCGGGCACGATCTCGCCCCCCGCGTATTCCGCGGTGAATCCCACCATCAGCTGCCCGGGGAAGGGCCACGGCTGGCTGCCGAAGTAGCGAAGGTTCGCGACCTCGATGCCGACCTCTTCGCGAACCTCGCGCCGCAGGCATTCCTCGAGCGTCTCGCCCGGCTCGACGAAGCCGGCCAGGACGCTGTGGAAGGCGTTGGGGAAGCGGCGCGCCTGGGCAAGCAGCAGGCGATGGTCGCGGACGACGGCGACGATCACGGCCGGGTTGATGCGCGGGTAGAAGTGCGTCCCGCAGTCGGGGCACGCCTTGGCGCGTTCGCCCGGGACCGGGGTCGTGGGCTTTCCGCATCGTCCGCAAAACTGCGTCGTCCGGTCCCAGTCCATAATCTGGAAGGCGCGTCCGGCGAGGGAGAATAAGTCGTCGGACAGCACGCCGAGCAGCGGCCGGAGCGGGCGCCAGGCCATGTCGTCGGGCGCAGAGGGGCCGGCTGCCTCGCCGGAGAAGCAGGGGACGCCGTCGAGGGTGCCGAGGTATTGGCTCCGGACGGGGCGCAGGCCGAGGGTGTCCGGCTTGCGGAAGGTCGGGATCGAGACGCTTTCCCCCCGGACCGACAGGAGCAGCCGGTCGCCGTGGAACAGGCACCAGAGCGCCTCGGGGCACGGTTCCTGCGGGGGATCGATGGCGGGTTCGAATCGCATGGTCCCGAGTATACCCTCGGCGTGACACAATGGGGCAGGGAGGAACGAATCGATGTCGATCCATGACCGGGAAAAGAAACGTGCCGAGAAGGTGCTGAACGTCGGCATCCTTTCGAAGGTGGAATACGAGCGGCGGGTGGAGGCGATCGCCCGCGGTCAATACGTGCCGCTGAAGAACGAGCCGAGGGTGTGGTTCGAATCGCGCCAGTCGATGGAGCAGGTGCTGAGCCCCGAGAACGTCGAACTGCTCCGGATCATCGTCCGCAAAAAGCTCCAATCGCTCCCGGACCTCGAGGCCGCGACCGGCCGGGCGGCCACCAACATCGCCCGGACGCTCAAGACACTGGCGCGCTACGGCGTCGTCGAGATCGTCGACGACGGCGAGACGGTGCAGACGGTCGTCCGGGGCACGAAGTTCGAGGTGACGTTCGGGCAGGACGGCGCGCCTCCGGTCGAAGACACCCGTAAGAAGTTCAAGAAGATCCACCGGAAGGCGCAGGAGGCGGGAATGACGCGGGCCGTCCTCGCGAAGCTCGTCAAGAAGGTGCGCAAGGGGGGCAAGAAGATCTGATGCCGGTCCGCGGTTCCTCCATCGACGGCACCCTCCGCGAGGTCTTCGGGTACGATTCGTTCCGGCCGCACCAGCGCGAGGTCGTCGAGCACGTGATCGACGGCGGCAGCGCGTTCGTCCTCATGCCCACGGGCGGCGGGAAATCGCTCTGCTACCAAGTGCCGGCGCTGCACCGGCCCGGCACCGCCATCGTCGTCTCGCCGCTCATCTCGCTCATGAAGGACCAGGTCGACGCGCTCCGAGCCAACGGCGTATCCGCGGCGTGCCTCAACTCGTCGCTCGCGGCGGGCGAGGCGACGGCCGTCCTGCGCAACCTGCACGCGGGCGTGCTCGACCTGCTCTATGTCGCCCCCGAGCGGCTCATGCTCGACGGCACGCTCGAGATGCTGCGCGGCCTGCCCGTATCGCTGTTCGCGATCGACGAGGCGCACTGCGTCTCGCAGTGGGGGCACGATTTTCGTCCGGAATACGTCCAGCTCGGGCGACTGCGCGGCCTGTTCCCGGATGTCCCCTTCATCGCGCTCACCGCCACGGCCGACGATACGACCCGCGAGGATGTCCGCGCTCGCCTCGGCCTGCTCGACGCGCCGGTCTACGCCGCCGGGTTCGACCGTCCCAACATCCGCTACACGGTCGTCGACAAGACGCAAGGGGGCGCCCAGCTCAAGGCGTTCATCGACCGACACGAGGGCGAGTCGGGCATCGTCTATTGCCTCACCCGGAAGCAGGTCGAAGAGGTCGCCGCGCGGCTGCGCGCAGGCGGCATCGCGGCGCACCCTTACCACGCCGGTCTCCCCGCCGCCCAGCGGTCGCGGGTCCAGGACGCCTTCCTGCGCGACGAGATGCAGGTCATCGTCGCGACCGTCGCCTTCGGCATGGGCATCGACAAGCCCGACGTCCGCTTCGTCGTCCACTACGACTGCCCGAAGAACATCGAGGGGTATTACCAGGAGACGGGCCGGGCCGGGCGCGACGGCCTTCCCGCCGAGGCGTATTGCCTCTTTGGCCTTCAGGATGTCGTCACGGCGCGCATGCTGGTCGAGCGGGGCGAAAATCCGCAGCAGGTCCGGATCGAGAGCCACAAGCTCGACGCGATGGTCGCCTTCGCCGAGGCGGTCACCTGCCGCCGCCGGGTGCTGCTCGGATACTTCGGAGAGCCGCTCGACCACGATTGCGGCAACTGCGACGTCTGTCTCGACCCGCCCGAGCTCTACGACGGGACCATTGACGCCCAGAAGGGGCTCTCGGCAGTCTATCGGCTGGGGCAGGGATTCGGGATGGGGCACGTCATCGACGTGCTGCGCGGCGCACACGGGCAGAAGATCGCCGAGCGGGGGCACGACAGGCTCTCCGTTTACGGGGTCGGCGCCGACCAGTCGAAGGACGCGTGGGCGAGCATCCTCCGCCAGCTGATCCACCGCGGATACCTCGTCCAGGACATCGCGGCCTATTCGGTGCTCAAGCTCACGGACGCGGCTTGGCCGATATTAAGGAGCGAGGAGACGCTTCGGCTCGCGCGTCCCCGCATTCGGGTGAAAACCGGGAAGCAACGGAAGGCCGAGGCGCCCGGCGGGCTTGCCCCCACCGACAGGTCGCTCTTCGAGCGTCTTCGCACCCTCCGCAAGCGGATCGCGGCCGACCAGGGGGTTCCGCCCTTCGTCGTCTTCGGCGACAAGTCGCTGCTCGACATGGCCGCGCGCAGGCCCGCCACGCCGAAGGAATTCCTTGAAGTGCACGGCGTCGGCAATGCGAAGCTCGAACGGTATGGAGACGAATTTCTGGCGACGATCAACGACCGGGGGGAGGCGGGGTGAACCTTAAGCCGATCTATTCCTTGCCGCTCCAGTCGGCGCGGAGCGTGCGGCCCGGACTCGAGACGATCCGGAGCATGAACGGGCGGCGGCCGGCCATCCCGGCGTAACGCAGGTCCGAGAAGATGAACACGTTGTCCGCCCCCGCGTGGATCGTCTCGACCGAGGGGAAGCGGGCAAACCAGAGATAGGTCTTCACATCGGCCAGCTGGCGGACAGCCGTGAGCCCCGGGACATCTTGCCCGTGCGGCACCTGGTCCTTCCATTCGAATGTTCCGCCGACCGGGTTCACTTCGGCCCGGAGCCAGCGCTTGCCGTCGTCGACGAAGCCGTTCCAGGCCAGCGGGCCCACGGGAAGGGGGAAGGTGATCCCGTCCCGGCCGGATGATACGTAACCACGGCAGGTATCCGTCGACGCGAACGCCTGCGACGTGAGGAGCGCCTCGGGCGAGACGGTGACCATGTCAAGGCGCGGCAGTGCCCAGACGTGCGCCACCCGGACGCCGTCCCGCTTCGCCGCCTCGGCGACCGTCGCCTCGGCCCGGTAATGGAGCGTCGCGGCGAACCCGACGTAGATCGACAGCACGGCGAAGGCGATGCGCGCCGGCGCCGGACGCGGTCGGAACCTCGAGAACCAGAGCCCGGCGATGATGATCGCCGAGAAGGCGAGGTCCACGACGAAGAGCAGGTCGAGGGAGATCCGGGCGTCGGAAAAAGGCTGGAAGATCTGCGTTCCGTAGGCATTGAGCAGATCGAGGGC from Candidatus Deferrimicrobiaceae bacterium harbors:
- the recQ gene encoding DNA helicase RecQ, which encodes MPVRGSSIDGTLREVFGYDSFRPHQREVVEHVIDGGSAFVLMPTGGGKSLCYQVPALHRPGTAIVVSPLISLMKDQVDALRANGVSAACLNSSLAAGEATAVLRNLHAGVLDLLYVAPERLMLDGTLEMLRGLPVSLFAIDEAHCVSQWGHDFRPEYVQLGRLRGLFPDVPFIALTATADDTTREDVRARLGLLDAPVYAAGFDRPNIRYTVVDKTQGGAQLKAFIDRHEGESGIVYCLTRKQVEEVAARLRAGGIAAHPYHAGLPAAQRSRVQDAFLRDEMQVIVATVAFGMGIDKPDVRFVVHYDCPKNIEGYYQETGRAGRDGLPAEAYCLFGLQDVVTARMLVERGENPQQVRIESHKLDAMVAFAEAVTCRRRVLLGYFGEPLDHDCGNCDVCLDPPELYDGTIDAQKGLSAVYRLGQGFGMGHVIDVLRGAHGQKIAERGHDRLSVYGVGADQSKDAWASILRQLIHRGYLVQDIAAYSVLKLTDAAWPILRSEETLRLARPRIRVKTGKQRKAEAPGGLAPTDRSLFERLRTLRKRIAADQGVPPFVVFGDKSLLDMAARRPATPKEFLEVHGVGNAKLERYGDEFLATINDRGEAG
- a CDS encoding transcriptional regulator, whose amino-acid sequence is MDIQAIRTKLDYRRTLKEIETLMDATPNTPKGERLDVLVALVESYERKHYALDLPDPVEAIKFRMEQMGLAPKDLEPMIGRRNRVYEVLNRKRPLTMKMAWRLHTELGIPAESLIRPPADYRAA
- the nudC gene encoding NAD(+) diphosphatase, translated to MRFEPAIDPPQEPCPEALWCLFHGDRLLLSVRGESVSIPTFRKPDTLGLRPVRSQYLGTLDGVPCFSGEAAGPSAPDDMAWRPLRPLLGVLSDDLFSLAGRAFQIMDWDRTTQFCGRCGKPTTPVPGERAKACPDCGTHFYPRINPAVIVAVVRDHRLLLAQARRFPNAFHSVLAGFVEPGETLEECLRREVREEVGIEVANLRYFGSQPWPFPGQLMVGFTAEYAGGEIVPEEKEIASAAWFTPDEIATLNIPRRETIARQLIGWFLGR
- a CDS encoding metal-dependent hydrolase; protein product: MTHGLTGWLIAKSVPTEKWGGEAKAAAVLGSVLPDFDQIVSLFGNEFFIRFHRGISHSFVGVLISSILVAALFHRFGRWKNMAGLFLLVLTGQLSHIALDLLNAYGTQIFQPFSDARISLDLLFVVDLAFSAIIIAGLWFSRFRPRPAPARIAFAVLSIYVGFAATLHYRAEATVAEAAKRDGVRVAHVWALPRLDMVTVSPEALLTSQAFASTDTCRGYVSSGRDGITFPLPVGPLAWNGFVDDGKRWLRAEVNPVGGTFEWKDQVPHGQDVPGLTAVRQLADVKTYLWFARFPSVETIHAGADNVFIFSDLRYAGMAGRRPFMLRIVSSPGRTLRADWSGKE
- a CDS encoding helix-turn-helix transcriptional regulator translates to MVKLRKEKGITQKELADLLGVTQPLVSNYETGELRLHGDLIVQLAKILGTTADELLGLEKSAKEAGTIKNKRLLRKVKEIEKLPKRDQEALLRTIEAFLSKAG
- a CDS encoding type II toxin-antitoxin system HigB family toxin; translation: MRVIALSTLKNFWDDAPAFMDAREPTLAWYRHVLRTDWSSPAEVKRDFANASILKDGRVVFNIAGNKYRIVVWINYPYRVVYVRFIGTHANYDAIDVQTV
- a CDS encoding helix-turn-helix domain-containing protein, which codes for MSDQRLAILRAIRANHPASVYELAKIVNRDVKNVTADLAILEELGLVELKKTNTPRGKVTPTVPYDSINLDIAV